GACGCGGCCCTTGTCGACCACGATGACCTCGTCGGCGCTCTCCGCGGTGGAGAGCCGGTGCGCGATGGTCACGGAGGTGCGCGACTGCATCAGCCGCTCGAGCGCCCGCCCGATCTGCATCTCCAGCGCCGGGTCGACCGCGCTCGTGGCCTCGTCGAGGACGAGCAGGTCGGGGTCGGCCAGGTGGGCGCGGAGCAGCGCCACGAGCTGCCGCTCCCCCGCCGACAGCGACTCGCCGCGCTGCCCGACCTGGGTGTCCAGGCCGCGCGGCAGGCCGGCGAGCCAGTCGTCGATGCCGAGCTCGACCGCCGACGCGCGGATCTCGTCCTCCGTGGCGTCGAGCTTGCCGTAGCGGACGTTGGCGGCGATGGTGTCGTCGAAGAGGAATCCCTCCTGCGGCACCAGCACCACGCTGCGCCGCAGCGAGCGCGCGTCGATGCGGCGTACGTCGACGCCGTCGAGCAGCACCGCGCCCTCGACGGGGTCCATCAGGCGCGTGAGCAGCTTGGCGAAGGTCGACTTGCCGGAGCCGGTCTCGCCCACGATCGCGACGCGGGTCCCGGCGTCGATGGCCAGGTCGACGTCGCGCAGGACCGGCGGGCCCTCGGGGTAGGCGAAGGTGACGTCGGCGAAGCGTACGTCGATCGGGCCGCGCGGCAGCTGCTCGCCGTCGGGGCCGGGGTCGACGAGGTCGGCGGGCGTCTCCAGGATGCCCAGCACGCGGCGCCAGCTCGCGATGGCGTTCTGGGCGTCGGTGAGGATCTGGGTGCCCATCTGCACGGGTCCCACGAAGAGGGTGACGAGGAAGGCAAAGGCCAGCACCTTGCCCGGGGTCATGTCACCGGTGAAGCCGAGCAGGACGCCGACCACGATCACGCCGGCGTTGGCCAGGCCCGCGGAGATGCCGCCCAGCGAGAACGAGGTGACGGTGTAGGTCTGGGCGTGCGTGTAGGCGTTCTGCCAGTCCTGGATCGCGGTGTCGATGCGGGCCTGGGTGCGGTCCTCCACGCCGTAGGAGCGGACGACCGCGGCGCCGACGACCGGCTCCGAGATGGCACCGAGCAGGACGCCGACCTGGTGGCGCACGACCGTGTAGGCGGCGGACAGCTTCTTCTGGAACCACCGGATCGAGAGGAACAGCGGCGCGAAGCAGAGCCACACCACGGCCGCCAGCTGCCAGCTGTAGACGAGCATCAGGACGGTCGCGACGAGGATCTGCCCGATGCTCACCACGAAGATGAGGCCACCGAAGACGAGGAACTGGCTGACCTGGTCGACGTCCGAGGTCACCCGCGACACCAGGGCCCCACGGCGCTCGGTGTTCTGGGTGAGCAGCGGCAGGTCGTGCACGTGGCGGAACGCCTTGGTGCGCAGGGTCGCCAGGCCGTTCTCGGAGGTGGTGAAGAGCCGGTTGGTCATCAGGTAGGACGCCCAGCCGGTCAGGCCGATGGCGACGGCGGCCGCCACACCCATCCAGGCGACGTAGTCGAAGCGCGGCCCGCCCGGTGCGTTGAGGCCGCGGTCCAGCGTCTGCTGGACCGCGATGGGCACGACGATCTGGCCGCAGGACGCGATGATCGCGAGCAGGAAGGTCGTGCCGATGCCTTCGCGCAGCTCGGGCGAGTACTTCATCCCGAGCCGGATGGTGGCGATGGCGCCGATGTCCTCGCCGGTGTCCATCCGGGTGCCCGAGGTGGAGGTGGCAGCAGTCGTCGT
This genomic stretch from Nocardioides renjunii harbors:
- a CDS encoding ABC transporter ATP-binding protein; translation: MSTTTTAATSTSGTRMDTGEDIGAIATIRLGMKYSPELREGIGTTFLLAIIASCGQIVVPIAVQQTLDRGLNAPGGPRFDYVAWMGVAAAVAIGLTGWASYLMTNRLFTTSENGLATLRTKAFRHVHDLPLLTQNTERRGALVSRVTSDVDQVSQFLVFGGLIFVVSIGQILVATVLMLVYSWQLAAVVWLCFAPLFLSIRWFQKKLSAAYTVVRHQVGVLLGAISEPVVGAAVVRSYGVEDRTQARIDTAIQDWQNAYTHAQTYTVTSFSLGGISAGLANAGVIVVGVLLGFTGDMTPGKVLAFAFLVTLFVGPVQMGTQILTDAQNAIASWRRVLGILETPADLVDPGPDGEQLPRGPIDVRFADVTFAYPEGPPVLRDVDLAIDAGTRVAIVGETGSGKSTFAKLLTRLMDPVEGAVLLDGVDVRRIDARSLRRSVVLVPQEGFLFDDTIAANVRYGKLDATEDEIRASAVELGIDDWLAGLPRGLDTQVGQRGESLSAGERQLVALLRAHLADPDLLVLDEATSAVDPALEMQIGRALERLMQSRTSVTIAHRLSTAESADEVIVVDKGRVVQRGPHAELVTQAGSVYSGLHASWIAQHSQA